One Puntigrus tetrazona isolate hp1 chromosome 25, ASM1883169v1, whole genome shotgun sequence genomic window, ATGACAATACTGTTGTTCGGGCATgccaataaaattattttttaactatGTCCGTCATACACATCCTTGACAGTAAACCagcattttaatctttaattcgAGAATACAATTCAAGGTACAATTTGGTTTTTCATACTGTATTATGTTTCTAATACTGCGCGTTAcagatttgatttcttttaCGTTGCAAATCATAACTTTGTTGAAGCAGCACGGCATCATTTTTGGACGTTAGAAAACGAGGCGAAACAAAACACCTCAGAACGAATCAGTTCCTCTTATGAGCTACGTATTCGGGTATAAACTGCCCCCTCCTTCACAACGATGCTCTTCATAACCAAAGAAAATCATAATAACGTTTGCACTAACAAATCGAAGTCTGATGCActtaaaagctgaaatgtggcgcttttgtttttagtaattttagtggCTTTGAAATGCAGTTACGTATAAAGTATGTGCTCTTAAGCATTCAAATTAAGatgttatagtaaaaaaaatgcacatttaaaaatattcaacgAAATTTTAAGTGCCAAATTAAACTGGAGTGCCAAGGCATGCATTTCATATTCGTGAATGTGCTGTCAAAAGTCACTTCAAAAACTCTTCTAGTTCACATTTCATGGTGTGGTCCCTTGTTGAACAAATGAGGCGTTTATCTGCTGTTGCAAAGCAGAGTCAGGTTATTGACGGCGAATGTTGTGGACTGAACGTTCTGGCCCGTTACAAGATGGCGGTCCAGCACCACGTGAACGGCGTCCTCGACGCTCGCTGTGGGGAATCAacgttttaatgaattaaaaactgcTTCACggtgacacaaaaacacaccgCTGTGTTACTTTTGATATTGCTCTTTAACGAATTCATCAGCTATCAAAAGTCCGCCAATTTTATAactctaaacaaacaaacgccATTCGGCGCGTTTTCAAAGTGACCTCACGCGAGATGGCCGTTGCCGCCTCTTGAGCGCGAgcgaacaaaacaaaacaaaacatcttccTTTTTACGTTTGTAGCACGTATTTAATACACGAACAACAGAAGGTATGTACAAAATAAGTTCAACTTACTAATCAGTCAGTATTACAATCGTAGAAAGAATGATAGGCTGCTATAAATGTACCTTAAAAAGCCGTTAATGTCAACGGCTCCACTGTTAGCTAGCCAAATTAGcacattttgctaaatataggcactatatattaattatgtgtTATATAAATCTGACATGTTTTATGCTTATTAAAAAAGGACTAGAGTAGATATAATGCACACTATAAAAGGTTATTGTACACAAATGCCTTGTTAATTTTAGCctttaatattacagtaatgagttataataattataacttaATTGTGATAGATACGCGATTACCCAGCCCTAAAGCAAAATGTGAGCTGCACAAACAAAGCTTTAAATATGGCAAATGATGAAAGCAAGTTAGGAATGGCTTTAATAAACCTCACCTGTATACGATCCACCGTTGTCTTTGATGAAATCCTCCACAATCAGCGGCAGGTTGGCAAATTCAGGAGAACGCACCAGCTCGAACACAGAGGGCTGTCAAAAACATCACATCGCGGTATCTTTTCCATTAGAAATGCAGGGTTTGTCGATTCATGCTACACAGTCACTCACCCCGGTCATGCTGTAGCCGCTAAATATCCATTTCTGGTCCTCTGTAGCGCAGCAGAGAGCGGCTACACCCTGTCCCACAGCGCACACAGGCTCTACACACGGAAACCAATCAAACAAACGTATCTCAGAGGCAGACACGTCAATATAGAGTCAATATAGACCTATAGAGACAGACACGTCTGAAAAGTCAGAAACAATAATGAAGTCAATACAAAGGCTTGAACCCTGAGAAGCAGAGACCCTCACTTTGGTGAGAAATGAAGTGGGACAGGATTCGCGCGAGGGATCCGCTGTGGGCGAGATCGTTCAGGGCTCCCGGACAGTCGGGGATAAGGAGGGCCTGATAGCGGGCGCCTGAAACATCACACACATCCCGACGTAAGACATGCGCTCATGCGCTCGGATTCAAGAAAGCAGAGAGATCTCAGACCGTCGATAGACTCCAGCTTGGCTGGGCTGGCGTAGGGTTTGACGCTGAACTCTTGCACCCATCGGGCTGTGCTGTCATCCACGCCAGTGAAGTCTATGGTCTTCCCCTGTGAGACAAACAAAAGTGAGAATCCTGCACACTGTGTCATACGCTGATGTGTAGATGCTGCAGTGTGTGTTTCCTCACGCCAGGTGTCGCTGTCTGCAGGTTAAACACCGAACTGCACAAATTAAAACACTGATGGAAGGATCGTGCTGAGACTCCTGCAGGAAAACAGAACAGGGTTTAATACAACCAACAGAAAACTAGTGCTTAATcacatctgaaataaaacattttttcacacaatATACTGTACtgggtatatttattattacatgtatatagTTAAGAAAATATTCCCTTTAGATATTAcatagatttatattatataacttatGAACATACCTGTATATACATGTGAATAGTTTCAAAGtgtatgctgtatgtgtgtttatttatatatac contains:
- the gatd1 gene encoding glutamine amidotransferase-like class 1 domain-containing protein 1 — its product is MTSKPTCLIVASAASAGVSARSFHQCFNLCSSVFNLQTATPGGKTIDFTGVDDSTARWVQEFSVKPYASPAKLESIDGARYQALLIPDCPGALNDLAHSGSLARILSHFISHQKPVCAVGQGVAALCCATEDQKWIFSGYSMTGPSVFELVRSPEFANLPLIVEDFIKDNGGSYTASVEDAVHVVLDRHLVTGQNVQSTTFAVNNLTLLCNSR